One region of Bartonella alsatica genomic DNA includes:
- a CDS encoding metal ABC transporter permease, which translates to MYAFFLAPFLDFHFMQSALIGSILLSISACPVGVFLMLRGMSLTGDAISHAILPGVAAAFLFCGFSLISMTIGGILAGFIVALATALISRNSSQKEDASMTVFYLIALAVGVIIVSLKNSTIELLHLLFGSVLAIDTQALLLITTIMLITICSLCTFWRAFVLESFDPLFFKSLSPLSKYVHISLLGLVVLNLVGGFQSLGTLLSVGIMMIPAITARFWLSRLGPICIFSIFLGIIASVCGLLLSFHLSLPSGPSIIIAAGSIYLFSCFISPRGFIVAWFPHLFYTAHSTLRK; encoded by the coding sequence GTGTACGCATTTTTTCTTGCCCCCTTCCTTGATTTTCACTTTATGCAAAGCGCCCTTATCGGTTCAATTCTTCTGTCCATCAGTGCTTGTCCCGTTGGTGTATTTCTGATGCTACGCGGAATGAGTTTAACAGGAGATGCTATATCCCATGCCATTCTTCCTGGTGTTGCAGCTGCTTTTCTTTTTTGCGGATTTTCGCTCATCTCCATGACAATTGGTGGCATTTTAGCTGGCTTCATTGTTGCTTTAGCAACCGCCTTGATTTCACGAAATAGCTCTCAAAAAGAAGACGCATCAATGACTGTTTTTTATCTTATTGCACTCGCAGTAGGTGTCATCATTGTTTCACTTAAAAACTCCACAATTGAACTACTCCATCTTTTATTTGGCTCAGTTCTTGCTATTGATACACAAGCCCTTTTACTGATCACCACTATAATGCTGATCACAATATGCAGTCTTTGTACTTTCTGGCGCGCATTTGTATTAGAAAGCTTTGATCCTCTTTTTTTTAAATCACTCTCTCCATTGAGTAAATATGTTCATATATCATTGCTTGGACTTGTCGTATTGAATTTGGTTGGCGGTTTTCAATCATTAGGAACATTGCTTTCTGTAGGCATTATGATGATTCCAGCTATTACGGCCCGTTTTTGGCTTTCGCGTCTGGGACCTATTTGCATATTTTCCATCTTTTTAGGAATCATTGCTAGTGTATGTGGCCTGCTGCTTTCTTTTCATCTGTCACTTCCTTCCGGCCCTTCTATTATTATTGCCGCAGGATCTATTTATCTTTTTTCCTGCTTCATAAGTCCACGCGGCTTTATTGTAGCATGGTTTCCCCACCTTTTTTATACAGCCCACTCCACTTTAAGGAAATAA
- the nrdH gene encoding glutaredoxin-like protein NrdH codes for MPVTIYSKPSCVQCDATRRAFDAKGISYRVVDISRDEQAYIFVQSLGYRQVPVVVCGENHWSGFRPDMISGLCV; via the coding sequence ATGCCGGTCACTATTTATAGCAAACCATCTTGCGTCCAATGTGATGCTACGCGTCGTGCCTTTGATGCTAAAGGCATTAGTTATCGCGTTGTAGACATTTCTCGCGATGAGCAAGCATATATTTTTGTTCAATCTTTGGGGTATCGTCAGGTTCCTGTAGTTGTTTGTGGTGAAAATCATTGGTCTGGTTTTAGACCTGATATGATTAGTGGTCTTTGTGTTTAA
- the nrdI gene encoding class Ib ribonucleoside-diphosphate reductase assembly flavoprotein NrdI: protein MGLIVYYSSATGNTEHFVLQLDQRLFKIGKKKPSVLIREPYVLIVPTYADGEGRGAVPKAVIHFLNEIENRKLIRGVIGGGNRNFGRYYNLASKIISEKCCVPCLYRFELRGTDEDVICVKKGLKRFWKQLI, encoded by the coding sequence ATGGGACTTATTGTTTATTATTCGAGCGCAACGGGTAATACTGAACATTTTGTTTTACAGCTTGATCAAAGACTCTTCAAAATTGGTAAAAAAAAACCGTCTGTGTTAATCAGAGAACCTTATGTGTTGATCGTTCCTACCTATGCAGATGGTGAAGGAAGAGGGGCTGTGCCGAAAGCAGTTATTCATTTCCTTAATGAAATCGAGAACCGCAAGTTAATTCGTGGTGTCATTGGTGGTGGGAATCGTAATTTTGGTCGCTATTATAATTTAGCAAGCAAGATCATTTCTGAAAAATGTTGTGTGCCTTGCCTTTATCGTTTTGAGCTACGTGGAACTGATGAAGATGTTATTTGTGTAAAGAAGGGATTGAAAAGATTTTGGAAACAATTGATATAG
- the nrdE gene encoding class 1b ribonucleoside-diphosphate reductase subunit alpha has protein sequence METIDIEQLQKSGQITDYHALNAMLNLYDENGHIQFDMDRLAARQYFLQHVNQNTVFFHNLKEKIDYLIEEGYYEKALFELYDFSFIKKLFKRAYAFKFRFPTFLGAFKYYTSYTLKTFDGKRYLERYEDRVCLVSLYLAQGNKALAEIFMDEIITGRFQPATPTFLNAGKKQRGELVSCFLLRVEDNMESIGRCVNSALQLSKRGGGVALCLTNLREAGAPIKQIENQSSGVLPVMKLLEDSFSYANQLGARQGAGAVYLHAHHLDIMKFLDTKRENADEKVRIKTLSLGVIIPDITFELARNNEDMYLFSPYDIERVTGKSFSDISLTEHYRSFVDNAKIRKKKINARVFFQTLAEIQFESGYPYILFEDTANRANPIAGRISMSNLCSEILQVSEASELATDLTYRTIGSDISCNLGSMNIAKAMESCDFGRTVEAAVRALTAVSDMSDIACVPSIAKGNAESHAIGLGQMNLHGFLAREQIYYGSPEAIDFTNIYFYIVTYHAIRASNLIARERQQIFAGFEKSAYADGRFFEKYIEKEWKPQFALVQELFARNNIVIPDQKDWQELKNLVIEHGLYNRNLQAVPPTGSISYINHATSSIHPIASKIEIRKEGKIGRVYYPAPYMDNTNLDFYQDAYEIGPEKIIDTYAAATQHVDQGLSLTLFFPDTATTRDINRAQIYAWKKGIKSIYYIRLRQVALSGTEVDGCVSCSL, from the coding sequence TTGGAAACAATTGATATAGAACAGTTGCAGAAATCAGGTCAGATCACAGATTATCACGCACTGAATGCAATGCTTAATCTTTATGATGAAAATGGTCATATCCAATTTGATATGGATCGGCTTGCTGCTCGACAATATTTCCTTCAGCATGTTAATCAAAACACGGTTTTTTTTCATAATTTGAAGGAGAAAATAGATTACTTGATAGAAGAAGGTTATTATGAAAAAGCCTTATTTGAACTTTATGATTTCTCTTTTATCAAAAAGCTTTTTAAGCGTGCTTATGCATTTAAGTTTCGTTTTCCTACTTTCTTGGGTGCCTTTAAGTACTACACGAGCTACACCCTGAAGACTTTTGATGGGAAACGTTATCTTGAACGTTATGAAGATCGTGTCTGCCTTGTTTCTTTATATTTAGCACAAGGAAATAAGGCTCTTGCTGAGATTTTTATGGATGAGATTATTACAGGTCGTTTTCAACCTGCAACACCGACATTTTTGAATGCAGGAAAGAAGCAACGTGGTGAATTGGTATCATGTTTTTTACTGCGTGTTGAAGACAATATGGAATCAATAGGTCGTTGCGTTAATTCAGCTTTACAACTTTCAAAACGCGGTGGAGGTGTGGCGCTTTGTTTGACCAATTTACGGGAAGCGGGGGCACCAATCAAGCAAATAGAAAACCAATCTTCAGGTGTATTACCTGTGATGAAACTTTTGGAAGATTCTTTCTCTTATGCCAACCAACTTGGTGCACGGCAAGGAGCTGGAGCTGTTTATTTACATGCGCATCATTTAGATATCATGAAATTTTTAGATACAAAACGTGAGAATGCTGATGAGAAAGTCAGAATTAAAACGCTTTCGCTTGGTGTGATTATTCCTGATATTACTTTTGAGCTTGCTCGTAATAACGAAGATATGTATCTATTCTCACCCTATGATATTGAGCGCGTTACAGGTAAATCCTTTAGCGATATTTCTTTAACGGAGCATTATCGATCTTTTGTTGATAATGCAAAGATTCGTAAAAAGAAAATAAATGCACGTGTCTTTTTCCAGACTTTAGCGGAAATTCAATTTGAATCAGGTTATCCCTATATTTTGTTTGAGGATACTGCTAATAGAGCTAACCCAATAGCTGGACGTATAAGTATGAGTAATTTATGTTCAGAAATTTTGCAGGTGAGTGAGGCCAGTGAACTGGCGACAGATTTAACTTATCGCACTATTGGAAGTGATATATCTTGTAATCTTGGTTCAATGAATATTGCAAAAGCAATGGAAAGTTGTGATTTCGGACGGACGGTAGAAGCTGCTGTTCGTGCTCTTACTGCTGTTTCCGATATGAGTGATATTGCATGTGTACCTTCTATTGCGAAAGGTAATGCCGAAAGTCATGCGATTGGTTTGGGACAAATGAATTTGCATGGTTTTTTAGCGCGTGAGCAGATCTATTATGGCTCTCCAGAAGCGATTGATTTTACTAATATCTATTTTTATATCGTAACGTATCATGCAATACGTGCTTCCAATTTAATTGCACGCGAACGTCAGCAAATCTTTGCAGGATTTGAAAAGTCAGCTTATGCAGATGGCCGTTTTTTTGAAAAATATATTGAGAAAGAATGGAAGCCGCAATTTGCACTTGTCCAAGAGCTTTTTGCACGTAATAATATTGTTATACCAGACCAAAAGGATTGGCAGGAACTCAAGAATTTAGTTATTGAGCATGGTCTTTATAATCGCAATCTGCAAGCTGTTCCTCCCACAGGGTCTATTTCCTATATTAATCATGCGACATCTTCTATTCATCCAATTGCTTCGAAAATTGAAATTCGCAAAGAGGGAAAAATTGGACGCGTTTATTACCCGGCTCCTTACATGGATAATACGAATTTAGATTTTTATCAGGATGCTTATGAGATTGGACCTGAAAAAATTATTGATACCTATGCTGCTGCCACTCAGCATGTTGATCAAGGTCTTTCATTAACTTTATTTTTTCCAGACACAGCTACCACCCGTGATATTAACCGTGCACAAATTTATGCCTGGAAAAAGGGTATAAAGAGTATTTATTATATACGGTTGCGACAAGTAGCGTTGAGTGGAACAGAAGTGGATGGCTGTGTTTCGTGCAGTCTATAG
- the nrdF gene encoding class 1b ribonucleoside-diphosphate reductase subunit beta: MTKITTKNPVVCAVNWNRLHDEKDLEVWNRLTGNFWLPEKVPLSNDIPSWSSLTEEERRLTIRVFTGLTLLDTIQNTVGAISLLVDAITEHEEAVLTNIAFMEAVHARSYSSIFSTLCSTVEVDDAFRWSEENIHLQKKARLVLERYEGNDPLKKKIASTLLESFLFYSGFYLPMYWASRAKLTNTADLIRLIIRDEAVHGYYIGYKFQLGFSKLNEAQKQEIKDFAFNLLFDLYNIECKYTEDLYDAIGLTEDVKVFLHYNANKALMNLGFEALFPPEVCRVNPAILAALSPNSDENHDFFSGAGSSYVIGKAVATTDDDWEF, translated from the coding sequence ATGACAAAGATTACAACTAAGAATCCTGTTGTTTGCGCTGTCAACTGGAATAGATTGCATGATGAGAAAGATCTTGAAGTATGGAATCGCTTAACAGGAAATTTTTGGTTGCCTGAAAAGGTTCCACTTTCTAATGACATTCCTTCATGGTCAAGTTTAACGGAGGAAGAACGCAGGTTAACGATTCGTGTTTTTACAGGATTAACTCTCTTAGATACAATTCAAAATACAGTAGGAGCTATCTCACTTCTGGTTGATGCAATAACAGAGCATGAGGAGGCAGTATTGACGAATATTGCCTTTATGGAAGCGGTTCATGCGCGTTCTTATTCCTCTATTTTTTCAACCTTATGTTCAACCGTAGAAGTTGATGATGCGTTTAGGTGGTCAGAAGAAAATATTCATTTACAGAAAAAAGCCAGATTAGTACTTGAGCGTTATGAAGGAAATGACCCACTAAAGAAGAAAATCGCCTCCACTTTGCTAGAAAGTTTTTTATTCTATTCTGGTTTTTATTTGCCTATGTATTGGGCCAGCCGCGCTAAATTAACTAATACAGCTGATCTCATTCGGCTTATTATCCGCGATGAAGCTGTACATGGTTATTATATAGGCTATAAATTTCAATTAGGATTTTCAAAACTTAATGAGGCCCAAAAGCAGGAAATTAAAGATTTTGCTTTTAACTTGCTTTTCGACCTATATAATATTGAATGCAAATATACTGAAGATCTTTATGACGCTATAGGATTGACAGAAGATGTTAAAGTTTTTCTTCATTATAATGCAAACAAGGCTTTAATGAATCTGGGTTTTGAAGCTCTTTTCCCACCTGAAGTTTGTCGTGTTAATCCTGCCATTTTAGCCGCTTTATCACCAAACTCCGATGAGAATCATGACTTTTTTTCAGGAGCTGGTTCTTCCTATGTCATTGGCAAGGCGGTTGCGACCACGGATGATGATTGGGAATTTTAA
- the prmC gene encoding peptide chain release factor N(5)-glutamine methyltransferase encodes MSTHTLNYTIRKTQEKLRTQGISEANLEAKILVEWITNTNASDRIFQPDMCLSFEQIVQLEHAIQRRIAGEPVYRIIGAREFYGISLALSPDTLEPRPDTEILIDLVLPLLKKHVKELGKITLLDMGTGSGAIAIAILKQIPQSYTVAVDISEDALKTATKNAKNAEVIDRFIPLFSDWFDSVTGRFDLIISNPPYIPATDIQNLAKEVQLYDPLRALIGGKDGLDFYRKLSDKASNYLKEKGHIAVEIGYSQEKEVCDLFEKNGFKCLEMRKDLSGIPRALLFACNH; translated from the coding sequence ATGAGTACTCATACTCTCAATTATACCATCCGAAAAACGCAAGAAAAATTGCGTACACAAGGAATTTCTGAAGCCAATCTTGAGGCAAAAATACTTGTTGAATGGATAACAAATACAAATGCATCTGATAGAATTTTCCAACCAGATATGTGCTTATCTTTTGAGCAAATTGTACAATTAGAACACGCCATACAACGACGTATTGCTGGCGAACCTGTCTACCGTATTATAGGGGCAAGAGAATTTTACGGCATATCTCTCGCATTATCTCCAGATACGTTAGAACCACGTCCTGATACAGAAATCCTCATAGATCTTGTTTTACCTCTCCTCAAAAAACATGTGAAAGAATTAGGAAAAATAACACTGCTTGATATGGGAACAGGAAGCGGCGCCATTGCTATTGCAATTCTTAAACAAATTCCCCAATCCTACACAGTAGCTGTGGATATTTCAGAAGATGCCCTCAAAACAGCTACAAAAAATGCAAAGAATGCGGAAGTGATAGATCGCTTTATACCTCTTTTTAGCGATTGGTTTGATTCTGTTACAGGTCGATTTGATCTTATTATTTCCAATCCACCTTATATTCCAGCAACAGATATCCAAAATCTTGCAAAGGAAGTGCAACTGTATGACCCATTACGCGCACTGATCGGTGGAAAAGATGGTCTTGATTTTTATCGAAAGCTTTCTGATAAAGCATCAAACTACTTAAAAGAAAAAGGCCATATCGCTGTTGAAATCGGATATTCTCAAGAAAAAGAAGTTTGCGACTTATTTGAAAAAAACGGCTTCAAATGCTTAGAAATGCGCAAAGACCTAAGCGGTATACCCCGCGCCCTTCTTTTTGCATGCAATCATTAA
- the prfA gene encoding peptide chain release factor 1, which translates to MVSLPKDRMRQLEKRFEIIESQMAKNPDAETYVKLASEYAELQPIVASIRTLNDLSAEIAELETIINDKLTDIEMRDLAQEELPLLNQKIEQFEQKLQILLLPKDIADEKSAIVEIRAGTGGSEAALFAGDLFRMYARYADAHNWKVEIVSLNEGEVGGYKEIIASISGKGVFSKLKFESGVHRVQRIPETETSGRIHTSAATVAVLPEAEEIDIKIRPEDIRIDTMRASGAGGQHVNTTDSAVRITHIPTGIMVVQAEKSQHQNRTRALQILRARLFDIERQKAENERSTSRKSQVGSGDRSERIRTYNFPQGRVTDHRINLTLYKLDRILEGDLDEFIHALISNHQTALLMEMDNNE; encoded by the coding sequence ATGGTTTCTTTGCCAAAAGATCGTATGAGACAGCTTGAAAAGCGCTTTGAAATAATTGAGAGCCAAATGGCTAAAAACCCAGATGCTGAGACATATGTAAAATTAGCTTCTGAATATGCAGAACTACAACCAATTGTTGCTTCTATACGTACATTAAATGATCTTTCTGCAGAGATTGCAGAGCTGGAGACTATCATCAATGATAAATTAACAGATATAGAAATGCGCGATCTTGCCCAAGAAGAGTTGCCATTATTAAACCAAAAAATTGAACAATTTGAGCAAAAACTCCAAATTCTTCTTTTGCCTAAAGATATTGCTGATGAAAAAAGCGCCATTGTTGAAATTCGAGCAGGAACAGGTGGTTCAGAAGCAGCACTTTTCGCTGGTGATCTTTTTCGCATGTACGCACGTTATGCCGATGCTCACAACTGGAAAGTAGAAATTGTTTCACTTAATGAGGGAGAAGTTGGTGGATATAAAGAAATTATTGCGTCCATTTCAGGGAAAGGTGTCTTTTCTAAACTGAAATTTGAATCAGGTGTTCATCGTGTACAACGCATCCCTGAAACAGAAACAAGTGGACGTATCCATACATCTGCTGCTACCGTCGCAGTACTTCCAGAAGCTGAAGAAATTGATATTAAAATTCGTCCAGAAGATATTCGCATCGATACAATGCGTGCATCTGGGGCAGGAGGACAGCATGTCAATACAACTGATTCAGCCGTTCGTATTACACATATTCCAACAGGAATTATGGTAGTACAAGCAGAAAAATCACAACACCAAAACCGTACACGAGCGCTTCAAATTTTACGTGCACGCTTATTTGACATTGAACGACAAAAAGCAGAAAATGAACGTTCAACTTCCCGTAAAAGCCAAGTTGGCTCTGGTGATCGTTCAGAACGCATTCGTACTTATAATTTTCCACAAGGCCGTGTTACTGATCACCGTATTAATCTCACTTTGTATAAGCTTGATCGCATCTTGGAAGGAGATCTTGATGAATTTATTCATGCTCTCATATCCAATCACCAGACAGCACTCCTTATGGAAATGGATAATAATGAATGA
- a CDS encoding Fur family transcriptional regulator — MSVVPVGQIKNTNIVMVPLFEKQTIKKMNKKRNYEQELRTAGLRVTRQRRIILDILAETNDHPNAFEIFQRAHKIDSSISLSTVYRTMKTLEGNGTIHRHTFSGGPSRFEQADGQHHDHLIDIETGQVIEFHSDIIEKLQEEIAKSLGYDIIYHRLELYGKKTILR, encoded by the coding sequence ATGAGCGTTGTCCCTGTGGGTCAGATAAAAAATACAAACATTGTCATGGTGCCTTTATTTGAAAAACAAACAATTAAAAAGATGAACAAAAAGCGAAATTATGAGCAGGAACTACGCACTGCAGGTTTAAGAGTAACACGTCAAAGACGCATTATTCTTGATATTTTAGCTGAAACAAACGATCATCCGAACGCATTTGAAATTTTTCAGCGTGCTCACAAAATAGATTCTAGCATTTCTCTCTCAACTGTTTATAGAACAATGAAAACATTAGAAGGAAATGGAACAATTCATCGCCATACCTTTAGTGGTGGGCCGTCTCGTTTTGAGCAAGCAGATGGACAACACCATGATCATCTTATTGATATAGAAACAGGGCAAGTTATCGAATTTCATTCTGATATTATTGAAAAATTGCAAGAAGAAATTGCTAAATCCCTTGGTTATGATATTATTTACCATCGCCTTGAACTGTATGGGAAAAAAACAATTCTTAGATAG
- the secA gene encoding preprotein translocase subunit SecA produces MVSLGVFARKFFGSAHERRLKILRQKVGQINALEEQFVKLSDVQLRQKTDEFRKRLTEGETVDLLLPEAFATAREAAKRVYDMRPFDVQLIGGMVLHDCGIAEMRTGEGKTLMATLPIYLNALEGKGVHVVTVNDYLASRDAETMGKIFGFLGLTTGVILHDLDNDARRVAYACDITYATNNELGFDYLRDNMAFDRSQMVQRGHHYAIVDEVDSILIDEARTPLIISGPLEDRTDFYNLIDTFIPILTPEDYEIDEKQKTTTFTEIGTEKIEKMLEQAGHLKGESLYDIENVAIVHHVNNALKAHKLFVRDKDYIVRNGEIVIIDEFTGRMMPGRRYSEGLHQALEAKEHVAIQPENQTLASITFQNYFRMYRKLSGMTGTAVTEAEEFSNIYGLDVIEVPTNLPIQRRDEDDEIYRTEEEKYRAILQDIRQAHEKGQPILVGTTSIEKSEQLAERLRKEGINDFRVLNARYHEQEAYIIAQAGVPGALTIATNMAGRGTDIQLGGNVEMRIRQELQNIPEGLERTAKIEAIKKDVQQLKEKALAVGGLYVIATERHESRRIDNQLRGRSGRQGDPGRSKFFLSLQDDLMRIFGSNRIDSMLQKLGLKENEAITHPWINKALEKAQKKVEAQNFEIRKNLLKYDDVMNDQRKVIFEQRMEIMNADDLTDTILEMRNEVVEDLVEAYIPSGTYSEKWNVKVLQEEIHQLFNLELPVEKWGKEDGIAEEQIFERISDAITKLENERTERYSSEVMAYCRKAILLETIDTLWREHLVSLDHLRSVVGFRGYAQRDPLNEYKTESFELFQSMLRNLRRIVISKLMRFDIIQQPIEPLIPVPTDADNSPNNQGEEKTAILWTRTQENRIVNPKDRDPNDVTTWGKVGRNERCPCGSDKKYKHCHGAFI; encoded by the coding sequence ATGGTCAGTTTAGGTGTCTTTGCACGTAAATTTTTTGGTTCAGCTCATGAGCGACGTCTCAAGATTCTTCGTCAAAAAGTTGGACAAATTAATGCTTTAGAAGAACAATTCGTGAAATTAAGCGATGTACAACTCCGCCAAAAAACTGATGAGTTTCGTAAACGTCTTACTGAAGGTGAAACCGTTGATTTGCTCTTACCAGAAGCTTTCGCAACTGCCCGTGAAGCAGCAAAACGTGTTTATGATATGCGCCCTTTTGATGTACAGCTCATTGGTGGAATGGTGCTTCATGACTGTGGCATTGCTGAAATGCGTACCGGTGAAGGTAAAACATTAATGGCAACTTTGCCAATTTATCTTAATGCATTAGAAGGAAAAGGCGTTCATGTTGTTACAGTAAACGATTATCTTGCTAGTCGAGATGCTGAAACAATGGGAAAAATCTTTGGCTTTTTAGGACTAACAACAGGTGTGATTCTCCATGATCTTGATAATGATGCTCGCCGAGTAGCCTATGCATGCGACATCACCTATGCAACAAACAATGAATTGGGTTTTGATTATCTGCGCGATAATATGGCCTTTGATCGTAGTCAAATGGTCCAGCGTGGACATCATTATGCAATTGTTGATGAGGTTGATTCGATCCTCATTGACGAAGCACGTACCCCCCTTATCATTTCTGGCCCCCTAGAAGATCGTACTGACTTCTACAACCTTATTGATACATTTATTCCTATCTTAACTCCAGAAGACTATGAAATAGACGAAAAACAAAAAACAACAACCTTTACCGAAATTGGGACCGAAAAAATTGAAAAAATGCTTGAACAGGCTGGACATCTTAAAGGTGAAAGCCTCTATGACATAGAAAATGTCGCCATTGTCCATCATGTCAATAATGCCTTAAAAGCCCATAAGCTGTTTGTTCGTGACAAAGATTACATTGTGCGTAATGGTGAAATTGTTATCATTGACGAATTTACAGGTCGTATGATGCCAGGACGGCGTTATTCTGAAGGGCTTCATCAAGCATTAGAAGCCAAAGAACATGTTGCTATTCAACCAGAAAATCAGACCTTAGCTTCCATCACTTTCCAAAATTATTTCCGTATGTATAGAAAATTGTCTGGTATGACGGGTACTGCTGTAACAGAAGCTGAAGAATTTAGTAATATTTACGGTCTTGATGTTATTGAAGTTCCAACAAATTTACCAATACAGCGTCGTGACGAAGATGATGAAATTTATCGAACAGAAGAAGAAAAATATCGTGCTATTTTACAGGATATTCGTCAAGCACACGAAAAAGGACAGCCTATTCTTGTTGGAACAACTTCTATTGAAAAGTCAGAACAATTGGCAGAACGTTTACGTAAAGAAGGGATTAACGATTTTAGAGTCTTGAATGCTCGCTATCATGAACAGGAAGCATATATTATTGCACAGGCAGGAGTTCCTGGAGCATTAACCATTGCAACAAACATGGCTGGACGTGGTACTGATATACAGCTTGGCGGAAATGTCGAGATGCGCATTCGACAAGAATTACAGAATATCCCCGAAGGTCTAGAGCGAACTGCTAAAATTGAAGCTATTAAAAAAGATGTCCAACAACTCAAAGAAAAAGCATTAGCGGTTGGTGGCCTTTATGTCATTGCTACTGAACGCCATGAAAGTCGTCGTATTGATAATCAACTACGTGGACGTTCTGGTCGTCAAGGTGATCCTGGTCGCTCAAAATTTTTTCTTTCTCTTCAAGATGATCTTATGCGTATTTTCGGCTCCAACCGTATAGATAGTATGCTTCAAAAGCTTGGATTGAAAGAAAATGAAGCGATTACCCATCCATGGATTAATAAAGCCCTTGAAAAAGCGCAAAAAAAAGTCGAAGCACAAAACTTTGAAATCCGTAAAAATTTGTTAAAATATGACGATGTCATGAATGATCAACGCAAGGTTATTTTTGAACAGCGTATGGAAATCATGAATGCAGATGATTTGACAGACACGATCCTTGAAATGCGTAATGAAGTGGTTGAAGATCTTGTAGAAGCCTATATCCCATCGGGAACATATTCTGAAAAATGGAATGTGAAAGTTCTACAAGAAGAAATTCACCAACTTTTTAATCTTGAACTTCCAGTAGAAAAATGGGGAAAAGAAGATGGAATTGCTGAAGAACAAATTTTTGAACGCATATCAGATGCCATTACAAAACTTGAAAACGAACGTACTGAGCGCTACTCTTCAGAAGTTATGGCTTATTGTCGTAAAGCTATATTACTTGAAACTATTGACACGTTATGGCGTGAACATCTGGTAAGTTTAGACCATTTACGTTCTGTTGTTGGTTTTCGGGGTTACGCACAGAGAGATCCACTCAATGAGTACAAAACAGAGTCATTTGAACTTTTTCAAAGCATGCTCAGAAATTTACGCAGAATTGTTATTTCTAAACTCATGCGTTTCGATATCATTCAACAACCCATAGAACCACTCATACCTGTACCAACGGATGCCGATAACTCTCCAAATAATCAAGGAGAAGAAAAAACTGCTATCCTGTGGACACGAACACAAGAAAATAGAATTGTTAACCCGAAAGACCGTGACCCCAATGATGTAACCACATGGGGAAAGGTTGGACGGAATGAGCGTTGTCCCTGTGGGTCAGATAAAAAATACAAACATTGTCATGGTGCCTTTATTTGA